In the Juglans microcarpa x Juglans regia isolate MS1-56 chromosome 6D, Jm3101_v1.0, whole genome shotgun sequence genome, one interval contains:
- the LOC121235092 gene encoding glyceraldehyde-3-phosphate dehydrogenase GAPCP2, chloroplastic-like, which yields MAASSLLRSTAPAPLIEASPSPSDRFSKASCVGFNLNLNSGKLQSSLFGTSVPSGSSYSQKFSVRSIQPVKATATEIPPTVPKSRSSDKTKIGINGFGRIGRLVLRIAISRDDIDVVAVNDPFVDAKYMAYMLKYDSTHGVFKGTIKVLDESTLEINGKKIKIVNKRDPAEIPWGDFGVEYVVESSGVFTTIDKASAHKKGGARKVVISAPSADAPMFVVGVNEETYNPKMDIVSNASCTTNCLAPLAKVVHEEFGILEGLMTTVHATTATQKTVDGPSRKDWRGGRGAGQNIIPSSTGAAKAVGKVLPELNGKLTGMAFRVPTPNVSVVDLTCRLEKSASYEDVKAAIKYASEGPLKGILGYTDEDVVSNDFVGDSRSSIFDAKAGIGLSASFMKLISWYDNEWGYSNRVLDLIEHMALVASHN from the exons ATGGCCGCCTCTTCTCTCCTCAGATCTACGGCTCCGGCTCCTCTCATTGAGGCCTCTCCCTCCCCGTCCGATCGCTTCTCCAAG GCATCATGCGTCGGTTTCAATCTTAACCTCAACTCCGGGAAGCTTCAATCAAGCCTTTTCGGTACATCTGTTCCCAGCGGCTCATCTTACTCACA GAAATTTAGTGTAAGAAGCATCCAGCCGGTTAAGGCTACAGCTACTGAAATACCTCCTACAGTTCCTA AATCACGGAGCAGTGATAAGACGAAGATTGGAATCAATG GTTTTGGCCGCATTGGAAGGTTGGTATTGCGAATTGCAATCTCCAGGGATGACATTGATGTGGTAGCAGTCAATGATCCTTTTGTTGATGCTAAGTATATG GCGTACATGTTGAAGTACGATTCTACTCATGGAGTTTTCAAGGGAACCATCAAGGTCTTGGATGAGTCTACTCTGGAAATTAATGGGAAGAAGATTAAAATTGTAAACAAAAG GGACCCAGCGGAGATTCCTTGGGGTGATTTTGGGGTTGAGTATGTTGTTGAATCCTCTGGGGTTTTCACAACAATTGATAAGGCTTCAGCACACAAGAAG GGTGGTGCCAGGAAAGTCGTAATATCAGCTCCATCAGCTGATGCACCTATGTTCGTCGTAGGAGTAAATGAGGAGACATACAATCCAAAGATGGACATTGTATCCAATGCAAGTTGCACCACGAATTGTCTTGCTCCTTTGGCAAAG GTGGTTCATGAGGAGTTTGGTATCCTTGAGGGTTTAATGACAACTGTGCATGCAACCACAG CAACTCAAAAAACTGTGGATGGTCCTTCAAGGAAGGATTGGCGAGGAGGACGTGGTGCTGGACAAAATATCATTCCTAGTTCAACTGGTGCTGCAAAG GCTGTTGGAAAAGTTCTTCCAGAGCTTAATGGAAAGCTTACTGGAATGGCCTTCCGGGTCCCAACACCGAATGTTTCTGTTGTGGACTTGACTTGTCGACTTGAGAAGAGTGCTTCCTATGAAGATGTCAAGGCAGCTATTAA GTATGCCTCAGAGGGGCCACTGAAGGGCATCCTTGGATACACAGATGAGGATGTTGTCTCCAATGATTTTGTTGGTGACTCAAg GTCAAGCATATTTGATGCAAAGGCCGGGATTGGGCTCAGTGCCTCCTTCATGAAGCTCATATCATGGTACGACAACGAGTGGGGATACAG CAACCGAGTGTTGGACCTTATAGAGCACATGGCATTGGTAGCATCTCACAACTAA